The proteins below are encoded in one region of Ricinus communis isolate WT05 ecotype wild-type chromosome 6, ASM1957865v1, whole genome shotgun sequence:
- the LOC8282991 gene encoding polyadenylate-binding protein 2 isoform X1, with amino-acid sequence MEGEDMVMDGTEINEEEVPELDDMKKRLKEMEDEAAALREMQAKVEKEMGSSQDPTAAASQANREEVDSRSVFVGNVDYSCTPEEVQQHFQSCGTVNRITIRTDKYGQPKGYAYVEFLEPEAVQEALLLNESELHGRQLKVTAKRTNVPGMKQFRPRRPNPYMGFAPRGSQLPPYFYSPYGYGKVPRFRMPMRYSPYN; translated from the exons ATGGAAGGAGAAGATATGGTGATGGATGGGACAGAGATCAACGAGGAAGAAGTGCCT GAGCTTGATGACATGAAAAAGCGgttgaaagaaatggaagatGAAGCTGCTGCTTTGCGGGAGATGCAGGCTAAAGTTGAAAAGGAAATGGGTTCTTCACAAG ATCCTACTGCTGCTGCATCTCAAGCAAATAGAGAGGAAGTAGATTCTCGATCAGTGTTTGTTGGCAAT GTGGACTATTCATGTACCCCTGAAGAAGTGCAGCAGCACTTTCAGTCATGTGGGACTGTAAATAGGATCACTATTCGTACGGACAAGTATGGCCAACCAAAGGGCTACGCATATGTGGAATTCCTTGAACCAGAGGCTGTTCAAGAGGCTCTCCTTCTGAATGAATCAGAATTACATGGCCGCCAACTGAAG GTAACTGCTAAAAGGACTAATGTGCCAGGGATGAAGCAGTTTCGTCCTCGTCGACCCAACCCTTACATGGGATTTGCGCCCAGGGGTTCACAACTGCCTCCTTATTTCTATTCTCCGTATGGATATGG GAAAGTTCCCAGATTCAGAATGCCTATGCGTTACAGCCCCTATAACTGA
- the LOC8282991 gene encoding polyadenylate-binding protein 2 isoform X2, which yields MYKSTSPECCLSWRLMLKECVGFLLHMVDYSCTPEEVQQHFQSCGTVNRITIRTDKYGQPKGYAYVEFLEPEAVQEALLLNESELHGRQLKVTAKRTNVPGMKQFRPRRPNPYMGFAPRGSQLPPYFYSPYGYGKVPRFRMPMRYSPYN from the exons ATGTACAAAAGTACAAGCCCAGAATGCTGCTTGTCATGGAGGTTAATGCTCAAGGAATGTGTAGGCTTTTTGCTGCATATG GTGGACTATTCATGTACCCCTGAAGAAGTGCAGCAGCACTTTCAGTCATGTGGGACTGTAAATAGGATCACTATTCGTACGGACAAGTATGGCCAACCAAAGGGCTACGCATATGTGGAATTCCTTGAACCAGAGGCTGTTCAAGAGGCTCTCCTTCTGAATGAATCAGAATTACATGGCCGCCAACTGAAG GTAACTGCTAAAAGGACTAATGTGCCAGGGATGAAGCAGTTTCGTCCTCGTCGACCCAACCCTTACATGGGATTTGCGCCCAGGGGTTCACAACTGCCTCCTTATTTCTATTCTCCGTATGGATATGG GAAAGTTCCCAGATTCAGAATGCCTATGCGTTACAGCCCCTATAACTGA
- the LOC8282990 gene encoding ent-kaurene synthase TSP4, chloroplastic isoform X1, with the protein MLLGSTNTLRISSHGKEWEGKTVTGMPLGKVNQRVKVPASQDSEGAITSKIKEMLSKVGLSVSSYDTAWVAMVPTLDSSKQPLFPKSLNWIMENQQSDGSWGLDLQHPLLIKDSLSSTLACVLALQKWNVGQQLIHKGLDFIQSNIWAAKDEHQHSPIGFDIIFPSMIEYGRDMGLNLSLNQSLVETMLLKRELETKSLKDKPSNLAYVAEGLNRLNDWKEVMKFQRSNGSLFNSPSSTAAALIHLHDGKCFEYLNSLAKQFGNAVPTIYPFDIYARLSIIDTLEKLGIDSYVSEDKERVLDDICRCWMQGSEEIFLDPTCCAMAFRLLRMNGYANSSDALANFDEKEKLLHTKDIKAMLELFKASQLEICEDESALCRIYAWTSNYLKEELVNGEIPDKSLQAEVDHALGHPHASMERTEIKNFIENYNADNVSLLKTSYRFCNANENYLLAFSFRDFNMYQSMHREELDDLERWVKQYGLDKLKYARQTIRSAYFSITSSLFQPNHSDARISWAQNTVLTTVVDDFFDFSGSMEELLNLIELIERWDEHTTIGFKSKEVEILFNALYGSVNDLADKAYIVQGRCVKRDLIDIWIILLKTMLKEAEWARDKNVPGMDEYIENGYISFALGPVILISLYLMEPLSEEVVTSKEYDNLFIHASIIGRLLNDRVTAKREFAQGKLNSVSLQVVGSNGAITEEEAKEEVTRIITSHRRELLRMVVQTEGSIVPKSCKNLFWTMSKLLHLFYMSEDGYSSPTKMLSAINAIVNEPIVLP; encoded by the exons ATGTTATTGGGAAGCACAAATACTCTCAGAATTTCCTCACATGGTAAAGAATGGGAGGGTAAAACTGTAACAG GCATGCCTCTTGGAAAGGTCAACCAAAGAGTGAAGGTTCCTGCATCA CAGGATTCAGAAGGGGCAATAActtcaaaaataaaggaaatgtTGAGCAAAGTTGGGTTATCTGTTTCCTCATATGATACAGCATGGGTTGCAATGGTGCCTACCTTGGACTCTTCAAAGCAGCCTCTTTTCCCAAAAAGCTTAAATTGGATTATGGAGAATCAACAGTCTGATGGATCATGGGGTCTTGATCTACAGCATCCATTGTTAATTAAAGACTCACTTTCTTCCACTTTGGCTTGTGTTCTTGCCCTTCAAAAATGGAATGTTGGCCAGCAACTCATACATAAAG GTTTGGACTTTATTCAGTCAAACATTTGGGCTGCGAAGGATGAGCATCAACATTCTCCAATTGgctttgatataatatttccAAGCATGATTGAATATGGCAGAGACATGGGCTTGAATCTTTCTTTGAACCAATCATTAGTGGAGACGATGCTTCTCAAGCGAGAGTTGGAAACTAAAAG TTTGAAGGATAAACCAAGTAATCTAGCATATGTAGCAGAAGGACTGAATAGATTAAATGATTGGAAGGAGGTAATGAAGTTTCAAAGGAGTAATGGATCACTCTTCAACTCACCATCTTCAACTGCAGCTGCTTTGATCCACCTGCATGATGGAAAATGCTTTGAATACTTGAACTCACTAGCAAAACAATTCGGAAATGCAG TTCCTACAATTTATCCTTTTGATATCTATGCCCGTCTCTCTATAATCGACACCTTGGAGAAATTAGGAATTGATAGCTATGTCAGcgaagataaagaaagagtaCTAGATGATATCTGCAG ATGCTGGATGCAGGGAAgtgaagaaatatttttagacCCTACATGTTGTGCCATGGCTTTTCGCCTTCTACGGATGAATGGATATGCAAATTCTTCAG ATGCATTAGCAAATTTTgatgaaaaggaaaagttgCTCCATACGAAAGACATAAAAGCAATGCTGGAGTTATTCAAGGCCTCACAATTAGAAATATGCGAGGATGAGTCTGCTCTTTGCAGAATTTATGCTTGGACTAGCAATTACCTTAAAGAAGAGTTAGTGAATGGGGAAATTCCTGATAAGAGTTTACAGGCAGAG GTGGATCATGCACTAGGACACCCTCATGCTAGTATGGAGCGAACGGAGATCAAAAATTTCATTGAGAATTACAATGCAGATAATGTCTCACTTCTTAAAACATCTTATAG GTTCTGCAATGCCAATGAGAACTATCTCTTAGCATTTTCATTCCGAGATTTCAATATGTACCAATCCATGCACCGGGAAGAACTTGACGATCTTGAAAG ATGGGTCAAGCAATATGGCCTTGATAAACTGAAATACGCAAGGCAAACGATTAGATCCGCCTATTTTTCCATTACGTCTAGCCTTTTCCAACCTAATCACTCCGATGCTCGTATCTCTTGGGCTCAAAATACTGTTCTGACAACTGTTGTTGAtgatttctttgatttttccGGTTCTATGGAAGAACTACTAAACCTTATCGAACTAATTGAAAG ATGGGATGAGCACACAACAATTGGGTTCAAGTCAAAAGAAGTAGAAATACTTTTTAATGCACTGTATGGCTCAGTGAATGATCTTGCAGATAAGGCTTACATTGTACAAGGACGATGTGTCAAAAGAGACCTAATTGATATT TGGATCATTTTGCTCAAGACTATGTTAAAGGAGGCCGAGTGGGCGAGAGACAAGAACGTTCCAGGAATGGatgaatatatagaaaatggATACATATCATTTGCCTTAGGACCTGTCATCCTCATCTCACTTTATCTTATGGAGCCATTGTCTGAAGAGGTGGTCACAAGTAAAGAATATGATAATCTTTTTATCCATGCAAGCATAATTGGCCGACTTCTTAATGATCGTGTAACAGCTAAg AGAGAATTTGCTCAAGGAAAATTGAATAGTGTGTCTCTACAAGTAGTTGGTAGTAACGGTGCCATAACTGAGGAGGAGGCTAAGGAAGAGGTAACAAGAATCATTACAAGCCATAGAAGAGAGTTGCTAAGAATGGTGGTGCAAACTGAGGGAAGCATTGTTCCAAAATCTTGcaagaatttattttggaCGATGAGCAAGCTTTTGCACCTTTTCTATATGAGTGAGGATGGATATTCATCTCCAACCAAGATGCTTAGTGCAATCAACGCAATTGTTAATGAACCCATAGTTCTACCTTAA
- the LOC8282990 gene encoding ent-kaurene synthase TSP4, chloroplastic isoform X2, whose protein sequence is MLLGSTNTLRISSHGKEWEGKTVTGMPLGKVNQRVKVPASDSEGAITSKIKEMLSKVGLSVSSYDTAWVAMVPTLDSSKQPLFPKSLNWIMENQQSDGSWGLDLQHPLLIKDSLSSTLACVLALQKWNVGQQLIHKGLDFIQSNIWAAKDEHQHSPIGFDIIFPSMIEYGRDMGLNLSLNQSLVETMLLKRELETKSLKDKPSNLAYVAEGLNRLNDWKEVMKFQRSNGSLFNSPSSTAAALIHLHDGKCFEYLNSLAKQFGNAVPTIYPFDIYARLSIIDTLEKLGIDSYVSEDKERVLDDICRCWMQGSEEIFLDPTCCAMAFRLLRMNGYANSSDALANFDEKEKLLHTKDIKAMLELFKASQLEICEDESALCRIYAWTSNYLKEELVNGEIPDKSLQAEVDHALGHPHASMERTEIKNFIENYNADNVSLLKTSYRFCNANENYLLAFSFRDFNMYQSMHREELDDLERWVKQYGLDKLKYARQTIRSAYFSITSSLFQPNHSDARISWAQNTVLTTVVDDFFDFSGSMEELLNLIELIERWDEHTTIGFKSKEVEILFNALYGSVNDLADKAYIVQGRCVKRDLIDIWIILLKTMLKEAEWARDKNVPGMDEYIENGYISFALGPVILISLYLMEPLSEEVVTSKEYDNLFIHASIIGRLLNDRVTAKREFAQGKLNSVSLQVVGSNGAITEEEAKEEVTRIITSHRRELLRMVVQTEGSIVPKSCKNLFWTMSKLLHLFYMSEDGYSSPTKMLSAINAIVNEPIVLP, encoded by the exons ATGTTATTGGGAAGCACAAATACTCTCAGAATTTCCTCACATGGTAAAGAATGGGAGGGTAAAACTGTAACAG GCATGCCTCTTGGAAAGGTCAACCAAAGAGTGAAGGTTCCTGCATCA GATTCAGAAGGGGCAATAActtcaaaaataaaggaaatgtTGAGCAAAGTTGGGTTATCTGTTTCCTCATATGATACAGCATGGGTTGCAATGGTGCCTACCTTGGACTCTTCAAAGCAGCCTCTTTTCCCAAAAAGCTTAAATTGGATTATGGAGAATCAACAGTCTGATGGATCATGGGGTCTTGATCTACAGCATCCATTGTTAATTAAAGACTCACTTTCTTCCACTTTGGCTTGTGTTCTTGCCCTTCAAAAATGGAATGTTGGCCAGCAACTCATACATAAAG GTTTGGACTTTATTCAGTCAAACATTTGGGCTGCGAAGGATGAGCATCAACATTCTCCAATTGgctttgatataatatttccAAGCATGATTGAATATGGCAGAGACATGGGCTTGAATCTTTCTTTGAACCAATCATTAGTGGAGACGATGCTTCTCAAGCGAGAGTTGGAAACTAAAAG TTTGAAGGATAAACCAAGTAATCTAGCATATGTAGCAGAAGGACTGAATAGATTAAATGATTGGAAGGAGGTAATGAAGTTTCAAAGGAGTAATGGATCACTCTTCAACTCACCATCTTCAACTGCAGCTGCTTTGATCCACCTGCATGATGGAAAATGCTTTGAATACTTGAACTCACTAGCAAAACAATTCGGAAATGCAG TTCCTACAATTTATCCTTTTGATATCTATGCCCGTCTCTCTATAATCGACACCTTGGAGAAATTAGGAATTGATAGCTATGTCAGcgaagataaagaaagagtaCTAGATGATATCTGCAG ATGCTGGATGCAGGGAAgtgaagaaatatttttagacCCTACATGTTGTGCCATGGCTTTTCGCCTTCTACGGATGAATGGATATGCAAATTCTTCAG ATGCATTAGCAAATTTTgatgaaaaggaaaagttgCTCCATACGAAAGACATAAAAGCAATGCTGGAGTTATTCAAGGCCTCACAATTAGAAATATGCGAGGATGAGTCTGCTCTTTGCAGAATTTATGCTTGGACTAGCAATTACCTTAAAGAAGAGTTAGTGAATGGGGAAATTCCTGATAAGAGTTTACAGGCAGAG GTGGATCATGCACTAGGACACCCTCATGCTAGTATGGAGCGAACGGAGATCAAAAATTTCATTGAGAATTACAATGCAGATAATGTCTCACTTCTTAAAACATCTTATAG GTTCTGCAATGCCAATGAGAACTATCTCTTAGCATTTTCATTCCGAGATTTCAATATGTACCAATCCATGCACCGGGAAGAACTTGACGATCTTGAAAG ATGGGTCAAGCAATATGGCCTTGATAAACTGAAATACGCAAGGCAAACGATTAGATCCGCCTATTTTTCCATTACGTCTAGCCTTTTCCAACCTAATCACTCCGATGCTCGTATCTCTTGGGCTCAAAATACTGTTCTGACAACTGTTGTTGAtgatttctttgatttttccGGTTCTATGGAAGAACTACTAAACCTTATCGAACTAATTGAAAG ATGGGATGAGCACACAACAATTGGGTTCAAGTCAAAAGAAGTAGAAATACTTTTTAATGCACTGTATGGCTCAGTGAATGATCTTGCAGATAAGGCTTACATTGTACAAGGACGATGTGTCAAAAGAGACCTAATTGATATT TGGATCATTTTGCTCAAGACTATGTTAAAGGAGGCCGAGTGGGCGAGAGACAAGAACGTTCCAGGAATGGatgaatatatagaaaatggATACATATCATTTGCCTTAGGACCTGTCATCCTCATCTCACTTTATCTTATGGAGCCATTGTCTGAAGAGGTGGTCACAAGTAAAGAATATGATAATCTTTTTATCCATGCAAGCATAATTGGCCGACTTCTTAATGATCGTGTAACAGCTAAg AGAGAATTTGCTCAAGGAAAATTGAATAGTGTGTCTCTACAAGTAGTTGGTAGTAACGGTGCCATAACTGAGGAGGAGGCTAAGGAAGAGGTAACAAGAATCATTACAAGCCATAGAAGAGAGTTGCTAAGAATGGTGGTGCAAACTGAGGGAAGCATTGTTCCAAAATCTTGcaagaatttattttggaCGATGAGCAAGCTTTTGCACCTTTTCTATATGAGTGAGGATGGATATTCATCTCCAACCAAGATGCTTAGTGCAATCAACGCAATTGTTAATGAACCCATAGTTCTACCTTAA
- the LOC8282989 gene encoding ent-kaurene synthase TSP4, chloroplastic isoform X2, which produces MLLTCTNSLKISSQAKEWESKTLTGMSLEQLNKRIRIPASDIEGTMTSRVKEMLSKVELSVSSYDTAWVAMVPTLDSSKQPLFPKSLKWIMENQQPDGSWGLDLSHPLLIKDSLSSTLACVLALQKWNVGQQLVHKGLDFVQSNIWAATDEHQRSPIGFDMIFPSMIEYGRDMGLNLSLNQSLVEAMLLKRDLETKSLKDKPSNLAYVAEGLNTLNDWKEVMKFQRSNGSLFNSPSSTAAALIHLHDGKCFEYLNSLTKKFGNAVPTIYPFDIYARLFVIDSLEKLGIDRYVREDKEKMLDDIYRCWMQGSEEIFSDPTCCAMAFRILRTNGYAISSDALANFDEKESLFYEKDAKSTLELFKASQTTIFQDEPVLDKINAWTSTYLEKELRDGTIPDKSLHAEVDYALKHIQANLVRLEHRSYIENYNVDNVSLLKASYRFCNVDNRDLLTFSFQDYNMCQSMHRKELDYLEGWIKKCGIDQLEYARQTIKYAAFSIASSIFQPKFSDGRISWAQNSVLTTIVDDFFDYGGSMEELVNLIELVQRWDDHTTIGYKSKEVEILFNAVYSTTNDLADKARILQGRCVKKHMIDSWIFLLKAMLKEAEWARNKIVPTMDDFIPNGYISFALGPIILTSLYLVEPLSEEAVNSEEYEKLYMVISILGRLINDRVATQSDGAQGKLNIVTLEVINGKGAITEEEVQEKVARTIDSNRRELLRMVSQTEGSIVPKACKDFFWTMSNVLHLFYMGDDGYSSPTKMMSAVNAVINEPIVLP; this is translated from the exons ATGTTACTGACTTGCACAAATAGTCTCAAAATTTCCTCGCAGGCAAAAGAATGGGAGAGCAAAACTCTaacag GCATGTCACTTGAACAGCTCAACAAAAGAATCAGGATTCCTGCATCA GATATAGAAGGGACAATGACTTCAAGAGTAAAGGAAATGTTGAGCAAAGTTGAGTTGTCTGTATCCTCATATGATACAGCCTGGGTTGCGATGGTCCCTACCTTGGACTCTTCGAAGCAGCCTCTTTTCCCGAAAAGCTTAAAGTGGATTATGGAGAATCAACAGCCTGATGGATCATGGGGTCTCGATCTAAGTCATCCATTGTTAATTAAAGACTCCCTTTCTTCCACTTTGGCCTGTGTTCTTGCCCTTCAAAAATGGAATGTTGGCCAACAACTTGTACATAAAG GTTTGGACTTTGTTCAGTCAAACATTTGGGCTGCAACCGATGAGCATCAACGTTCTCCAATTGGCTTTGATATGATATTTCCGAGCATGATTGAATATGGCAGAGACATGGGCTTGAATCTTTCTTTGAACCAATCATTGGTGGAGGCGATGCTTCTCAAGCGAGACTTAGAAACTAAaag TTTGAAGGATAAACCAAGTAATCTAGCATATGTGGCAGAAGGACTGAATACATTAAATGATTGGAAGGAGGTAATGAAATTTCAAAGAAGTAATGGATCACTCTTCAACTCACCATCTTCAACTGCTGCTGCTTTGATCCACCTGCATGATGGAAAATGCTTTGAATACTTGAACTCACTAACAAAAAAATTCGGAAATGCAG TTCCTACAATTTATCCTTTTGATATCTATGCCCGTCTCTTTGTAATCGACAGCTTGGAAAAACTAGGAATCGACAGATATGTCAgagaagataaagaaaaaatgctAGATGATATCTACAG ATGCTGGATGCAGGGAAGTGAAGAAATATTTTCAGACCCTACATGTTGTGCCATGGCATTTCGCATTCTACGCACCAACGGATATGCGATTTCTTCAG ATGCACTAGCAAATTTTGATGAAAAAGAGAGTCTGTTCTATGAAAAAGATGCAAAATCGACACTGGAGTTGTTCAAGGCTTCGCAGACAACAATTTTTCAGGATGAGCCTGttcttgataaaattaatgcTTGGACAAGCACTTACCTTGAAAAGGAGTTAAGGGATGGGACAATTCCAGACAAAAGTTTACATGCAGAG GTGGATTATGCCCTAAAACACATACAAGCCAATTTGGTGCGACTTGAACACAGGAGCTACATCGAGAATTACAATGTAGACAATGTCTCACTTCTTAAAGCATCTTACAG GTTTTGCAATGTTGACAACAGAGATCTCTTGACATTTTCATTCCAAGATTATAATATGTGCCAATCAATGCATCGTAAAGAACTGGACTATCTTGAGGG ATGGATCAAGAAATGTGGCATTGATCAATTAGAGTATGCAAGGCAGACGATTAAATATGCTGCTTTTTCCATTGCATCTAGTATTTTCCAACCTAAATTCTCCGATGGACGCATCTCATGGGCTCAAAATTCTGTTTTGACAACAATTGTTGATGATTTCTTTGACTATGGTGGTTCTATGGAAGAACTAGTGAACCTAATTGAATTGGTCCAAAG GTGGGATGACCATACAACAATTGGGTACAAGTCTAAAGAAGTAGAGATACTTTTTAATGCGGTCTACAGTACAACAAATGATCTTGCAGATAAGGCTCGGATACTACAAGGAAGATGTGTCAAGAAGCACATGATTGACTCT TGGATCTTCTTGCTCAAGGCTATGTTAAAGGAGGCAGAATGGGCAAGAAACAAGATAGTGCCAACAATGGATGATTTTATACCAAATGGGTATATATCATTTGCCTTAGGGCCTATCATTCTTACATCACTTTATCTTGTTGAGCCATTGTCTGAAGAGGCTGTGAACAGTGAAGAATATGAAAAGCTCTATATGGTTATAAGCATTCTTGGCCGACTTATCAACGACCGCGTAGCCACTCAG AGTGATGGTGCACAAGGAAAACTTAATATTGTGACCCTAGAAGTAATTAATGGTAAGGGTGCTATAACTGAAGAGGAGGTTCAAGAAAAAGTAGCAAGAACCATTGACAGTAACAGAAGAGAGTTGCTAAGAATGGTGTCGCAAACCGAAGGCAGCATAGTTCCAAAAGCTTGCAAGGATTTCTTTTGGACAATGAGTAATGTTTTGCACCTTTTCTACATGGGTGATGATGGCTATTCATCTCCAACAAAGATGATGAGTGCTGTGAATGCAGTTATCAATGAACCAATTGTTCTTCCTTAG
- the LOC8282989 gene encoding ent-kaurene synthase TSP4, chloroplastic isoform X1 codes for MLLTCTNSLKISSQAKEWESKTLTGMSLEQLNKRIRIPASDIEGTMTSRVKEMLSKVELSVSSYDTAWVAMVPTLDSSKQPLFPKSLKWIMENQQPDGSWGLDLSHPLLIKDSLSSTLACVLALQKWNVGQQLVHKGLDFVQSNIWAATDEHQRSPIGFDMIFPSMIEYGRDMGLNLSLNQSLVEAMLLKRDLETKSLKDKPSNLAYVAEGLNTLNDWKEVMKFQRSNGSLFNSPSSTAAALIHLHDGKCFEYLNSLTKKFGNAVPTIYPFDIYARLFVIDSLEKLGIDRYVREDKEKMLDDIYRCWMQGSEEIFSDPTCCAMAFRILRTNGYAISSENSNGDADALANFDEKESLFYEKDAKSTLELFKASQTTIFQDEPVLDKINAWTSTYLEKELRDGTIPDKSLHAEVDYALKHIQANLVRLEHRSYIENYNVDNVSLLKASYRFCNVDNRDLLTFSFQDYNMCQSMHRKELDYLEGWIKKCGIDQLEYARQTIKYAAFSIASSIFQPKFSDGRISWAQNSVLTTIVDDFFDYGGSMEELVNLIELVQRWDDHTTIGYKSKEVEILFNAVYSTTNDLADKARILQGRCVKKHMIDSWIFLLKAMLKEAEWARNKIVPTMDDFIPNGYISFALGPIILTSLYLVEPLSEEAVNSEEYEKLYMVISILGRLINDRVATQSDGAQGKLNIVTLEVINGKGAITEEEVQEKVARTIDSNRRELLRMVSQTEGSIVPKACKDFFWTMSNVLHLFYMGDDGYSSPTKMMSAVNAVINEPIVLP; via the exons ATGTTACTGACTTGCACAAATAGTCTCAAAATTTCCTCGCAGGCAAAAGAATGGGAGAGCAAAACTCTaacag GCATGTCACTTGAACAGCTCAACAAAAGAATCAGGATTCCTGCATCA GATATAGAAGGGACAATGACTTCAAGAGTAAAGGAAATGTTGAGCAAAGTTGAGTTGTCTGTATCCTCATATGATACAGCCTGGGTTGCGATGGTCCCTACCTTGGACTCTTCGAAGCAGCCTCTTTTCCCGAAAAGCTTAAAGTGGATTATGGAGAATCAACAGCCTGATGGATCATGGGGTCTCGATCTAAGTCATCCATTGTTAATTAAAGACTCCCTTTCTTCCACTTTGGCCTGTGTTCTTGCCCTTCAAAAATGGAATGTTGGCCAACAACTTGTACATAAAG GTTTGGACTTTGTTCAGTCAAACATTTGGGCTGCAACCGATGAGCATCAACGTTCTCCAATTGGCTTTGATATGATATTTCCGAGCATGATTGAATATGGCAGAGACATGGGCTTGAATCTTTCTTTGAACCAATCATTGGTGGAGGCGATGCTTCTCAAGCGAGACTTAGAAACTAAaag TTTGAAGGATAAACCAAGTAATCTAGCATATGTGGCAGAAGGACTGAATACATTAAATGATTGGAAGGAGGTAATGAAATTTCAAAGAAGTAATGGATCACTCTTCAACTCACCATCTTCAACTGCTGCTGCTTTGATCCACCTGCATGATGGAAAATGCTTTGAATACTTGAACTCACTAACAAAAAAATTCGGAAATGCAG TTCCTACAATTTATCCTTTTGATATCTATGCCCGTCTCTTTGTAATCGACAGCTTGGAAAAACTAGGAATCGACAGATATGTCAgagaagataaagaaaaaatgctAGATGATATCTACAG ATGCTGGATGCAGGGAAGTGAAGAAATATTTTCAGACCCTACATGTTGTGCCATGGCATTTCGCATTCTACGCACCAACGGATATGCGATTTCTTCAG AGAATTCAAATGGAGATGCAGATGCACTAGCAAATTTTGATGAAAAAGAGAGTCTGTTCTATGAAAAAGATGCAAAATCGACACTGGAGTTGTTCAAGGCTTCGCAGACAACAATTTTTCAGGATGAGCCTGttcttgataaaattaatgcTTGGACAAGCACTTACCTTGAAAAGGAGTTAAGGGATGGGACAATTCCAGACAAAAGTTTACATGCAGAG GTGGATTATGCCCTAAAACACATACAAGCCAATTTGGTGCGACTTGAACACAGGAGCTACATCGAGAATTACAATGTAGACAATGTCTCACTTCTTAAAGCATCTTACAG GTTTTGCAATGTTGACAACAGAGATCTCTTGACATTTTCATTCCAAGATTATAATATGTGCCAATCAATGCATCGTAAAGAACTGGACTATCTTGAGGG ATGGATCAAGAAATGTGGCATTGATCAATTAGAGTATGCAAGGCAGACGATTAAATATGCTGCTTTTTCCATTGCATCTAGTATTTTCCAACCTAAATTCTCCGATGGACGCATCTCATGGGCTCAAAATTCTGTTTTGACAACAATTGTTGATGATTTCTTTGACTATGGTGGTTCTATGGAAGAACTAGTGAACCTAATTGAATTGGTCCAAAG GTGGGATGACCATACAACAATTGGGTACAAGTCTAAAGAAGTAGAGATACTTTTTAATGCGGTCTACAGTACAACAAATGATCTTGCAGATAAGGCTCGGATACTACAAGGAAGATGTGTCAAGAAGCACATGATTGACTCT TGGATCTTCTTGCTCAAGGCTATGTTAAAGGAGGCAGAATGGGCAAGAAACAAGATAGTGCCAACAATGGATGATTTTATACCAAATGGGTATATATCATTTGCCTTAGGGCCTATCATTCTTACATCACTTTATCTTGTTGAGCCATTGTCTGAAGAGGCTGTGAACAGTGAAGAATATGAAAAGCTCTATATGGTTATAAGCATTCTTGGCCGACTTATCAACGACCGCGTAGCCACTCAG AGTGATGGTGCACAAGGAAAACTTAATATTGTGACCCTAGAAGTAATTAATGGTAAGGGTGCTATAACTGAAGAGGAGGTTCAAGAAAAAGTAGCAAGAACCATTGACAGTAACAGAAGAGAGTTGCTAAGAATGGTGTCGCAAACCGAAGGCAGCATAGTTCCAAAAGCTTGCAAGGATTTCTTTTGGACAATGAGTAATGTTTTGCACCTTTTCTACATGGGTGATGATGGCTATTCATCTCCAACAAAGATGATGAGTGCTGTGAATGCAGTTATCAATGAACCAATTGTTCTTCCTTAG